From Syngnathus typhle isolate RoL2023-S1 ecotype Sweden linkage group LG13, RoL_Styp_1.0, whole genome shotgun sequence, a single genomic window includes:
- the LOC133165393 gene encoding tetratricopeptide repeat protein 39C-like isoform X1: MAASTDAAVEDDEREPFNDAELALKGINMLLNNGFKESDKLFRAYRHHSPLMSFGASFVSFLNAMMTFEEEKMQQASEDLKATERLCESENAGVIQTLKNKMKRSTDPRRSELAAVERLQRQIIIADCQVYLAVLAFTKQELSAYIKGGWILRKAWKVYDKCYCDITQLQDRIGGGASSSRRRKKASEQQQGASSSVTSSPSQQPDAVGAEDLGRLKGSVSFGYGLFHLCISMVPPHLLKIVNLLGFPGDRLQGLSALACASESKDMKAPLATLALLWYHTVVQPFFALDDSDTHSGLAEAKAILRQREIIYPNSSLFMFFKGRVQRLESQMSAALTSFGEALRLAAEQREIQHVCLYEIGWCNMIELNYSEAFTAFERLKNESRWSQCYYAYMTAVCQGAMGDLRGALGVFNQVQKLFKRKNNQIELFSMKKAEKLRIPSLSKELCILSIIEILYLWKALCNCSTSKLHAMIEVLQAIDDASCAGLKNLLLGTISKCLHSNKEAVQYFQLASRDELGLLSNSYVQPYACYELGCMLLNDSASAAKGHTLMLQAKEDYAGYDFENRLHVRIHSALASVQAAAQP, encoded by the exons AAGACGATGAAAGGGAGCCATTCAACGACGCCGAGCTGGCGCTGAAAGGCATCAACATGCTTCTTAATAATGGATTCAAGGAGAGCGACAAGCTTTTCAGAGCGTACAG GCACCACAGTCCTCTCATGAGCTTCGGCGCCAGTTTTGTCAGTTTTCTG AACGCCATGATGACTTTTGAAGAGGAGAAGATGCAGCAGGCGTCCGAGGACCTCAAGGCGACGGAGAGGTTGTGCGAGAGCGAAAACGCCGGTGTCATCCAAACCCTCAAAAACAAGATGAAGCGCTCG ACGGACCCTCGAAGGTCAGAGTTGGCCGCCGTGGAACGACTCCAGAGGCAGATCATCATTGCCGACTGCCAGGTTTACCTCGCTGTGCTCGCTTTCACCAAACAAGAACTCTCGG CGTACATCAAAGGCGGCTGGATCCTCCGCAAAGCCTGGAAAGTTTACGACAAATGTTATTGCGACATCACGCAGCTGCAGGACCGCATCGGCGGTGgtgccagcagcagcaggaggaggaagaaggccTCCGAGCAGCAGCAGGGGGCGTCGTCCTCTGTCACGTCGAGCCCTTCCCAGCAGCCGGACGCCGTCGGCGCCGAAGACCTGGGCCGGCTGAAAGGTTCGGTCAGCTTCGGCTACGGCCTCTTCCACCTGTGCATCTCCATGGTGCCGCCGCACCTCCTCAAGATCGTCAACCTGCTGGGCTTCCCCGGCGACCGTCTCCAAGGACTCTCGGCGCTGGCCTGCGCCAGCGAGAGTAAAGACATGAAGGCCCCCTTAGCCAC TTTGGCCCTCCTGTGGTACCACACGGTAGTGCAGCCCTTCTTCGCCCTGGATGACAGCGACACCCATTCGGGCCTGGCGGAGGCCAAAGCCATTCTTCGGCAAAGAGAGATCATCTACCCCAACTCGTCGCTCTTCATGTTCTTTAAAGGCAGAGTCCAGCGTCTGGAG AGCCAGATGAGCGCCGCTTTAACGTCCTTCGGCGAGGCTTTGCGGCTGGCCGCGGAGCAGAGAGAGATCCAGCACGTGTGTTTGTATGAAATCG GGTGGTGCAATATGATCGAGCTCAACTACTCTGAGGCTTTCACAGCCTTTGAGCGCCTGAAGAACGAGTCTCGCTGGTCCCAGTGCTACTACGCGTATATGACCGCAG TGTGCCAAGGAGCCATGGGCGACCTGCGGGGAGCCTTGGGAGTTTTCAACCAGGTCCAAAAACTCTTCAAACGCAAGAACAATCAAATAGAGCTTTTCTCCATGAAGAAG GCTGAGAAGCTGAGGATCCCCAGTCTGTCCAAGGAACTGTGCATCCTCTCCATCATTGAGATTCTTTACCTGTGGAAAGCTCTCTGCAACTGCTCCACCAGCAAATTACACGCAATGATAGAAG tCCTGCAGGCTATTGACGACGCCTCCTGCGCAGGGCTGAAAAACCTGCTTTTGGGAACCATAAGCAAATGCCTGCATAGCAATAAAGAAGCCGTTCAG TATTTCCAGCTGGCGTCGCGCGATGAGCTGGGCCTGCTGAGCAACTCGTACGTGCAGCCTTACGCCTGCTACGAACTGGGCTGCATGCTCCTCAACGACTCGG
- the LOC133165393 gene encoding tetratricopeptide repeat protein 39C-like isoform X2, which produces MSFGASFVSFLNAMMTFEEEKMQQASEDLKATERLCESENAGVIQTLKNKMKRSTDPRRSELAAVERLQRQIIIADCQVYLAVLAFTKQELSAYIKGGWILRKAWKVYDKCYCDITQLQDRIGGGASSSRRRKKASEQQQGASSSVTSSPSQQPDAVGAEDLGRLKGSVSFGYGLFHLCISMVPPHLLKIVNLLGFPGDRLQGLSALACASESKDMKAPLATLALLWYHTVVQPFFALDDSDTHSGLAEAKAILRQREIIYPNSSLFMFFKGRVQRLESQMSAALTSFGEALRLAAEQREIQHVCLYEIGWCNMIELNYSEAFTAFERLKNESRWSQCYYAYMTAVCQGAMGDLRGALGVFNQVQKLFKRKNNQIELFSMKKAEKLRIPSLSKELCILSIIEILYLWKALCNCSTSKLHAMIEVLQAIDDASCAGLKNLLLGTISKCLHSNKEAVQYFQLASRDELGLLSNSYVQPYACYELGCMLLNDSASAAKGHTLMLQAKEDYAGYDFENRLHVRIHSALASVQAAAQP; this is translated from the exons ATGAGCTTCGGCGCCAGTTTTGTCAGTTTTCTG AACGCCATGATGACTTTTGAAGAGGAGAAGATGCAGCAGGCGTCCGAGGACCTCAAGGCGACGGAGAGGTTGTGCGAGAGCGAAAACGCCGGTGTCATCCAAACCCTCAAAAACAAGATGAAGCGCTCG ACGGACCCTCGAAGGTCAGAGTTGGCCGCCGTGGAACGACTCCAGAGGCAGATCATCATTGCCGACTGCCAGGTTTACCTCGCTGTGCTCGCTTTCACCAAACAAGAACTCTCGG CGTACATCAAAGGCGGCTGGATCCTCCGCAAAGCCTGGAAAGTTTACGACAAATGTTATTGCGACATCACGCAGCTGCAGGACCGCATCGGCGGTGgtgccagcagcagcaggaggaggaagaaggccTCCGAGCAGCAGCAGGGGGCGTCGTCCTCTGTCACGTCGAGCCCTTCCCAGCAGCCGGACGCCGTCGGCGCCGAAGACCTGGGCCGGCTGAAAGGTTCGGTCAGCTTCGGCTACGGCCTCTTCCACCTGTGCATCTCCATGGTGCCGCCGCACCTCCTCAAGATCGTCAACCTGCTGGGCTTCCCCGGCGACCGTCTCCAAGGACTCTCGGCGCTGGCCTGCGCCAGCGAGAGTAAAGACATGAAGGCCCCCTTAGCCAC TTTGGCCCTCCTGTGGTACCACACGGTAGTGCAGCCCTTCTTCGCCCTGGATGACAGCGACACCCATTCGGGCCTGGCGGAGGCCAAAGCCATTCTTCGGCAAAGAGAGATCATCTACCCCAACTCGTCGCTCTTCATGTTCTTTAAAGGCAGAGTCCAGCGTCTGGAG AGCCAGATGAGCGCCGCTTTAACGTCCTTCGGCGAGGCTTTGCGGCTGGCCGCGGAGCAGAGAGAGATCCAGCACGTGTGTTTGTATGAAATCG GGTGGTGCAATATGATCGAGCTCAACTACTCTGAGGCTTTCACAGCCTTTGAGCGCCTGAAGAACGAGTCTCGCTGGTCCCAGTGCTACTACGCGTATATGACCGCAG TGTGCCAAGGAGCCATGGGCGACCTGCGGGGAGCCTTGGGAGTTTTCAACCAGGTCCAAAAACTCTTCAAACGCAAGAACAATCAAATAGAGCTTTTCTCCATGAAGAAG GCTGAGAAGCTGAGGATCCCCAGTCTGTCCAAGGAACTGTGCATCCTCTCCATCATTGAGATTCTTTACCTGTGGAAAGCTCTCTGCAACTGCTCCACCAGCAAATTACACGCAATGATAGAAG tCCTGCAGGCTATTGACGACGCCTCCTGCGCAGGGCTGAAAAACCTGCTTTTGGGAACCATAAGCAAATGCCTGCATAGCAATAAAGAAGCCGTTCAG TATTTCCAGCTGGCGTCGCGCGATGAGCTGGGCCTGCTGAGCAACTCGTACGTGCAGCCTTACGCCTGCTACGAACTGGGCTGCATGCTCCTCAACGACTCGG